CTGTTGAAAGTATGCTTTAGTCATTGATATTATGTTGAATAGGGTGAGCTCTTCCCACCGCCCTACAAGTCTACTAGAGTCTTAATACTGCAAGCGTAGTTTGCTAAgtaatttttttgaaaaatggtCTGTAGATACAACGAAATAATTGTATGCCCAAAGATATATGCTTACAAAGTTGTTTTAAGTATTCAAACCTTGAGAAAAATTTCACATGCctctattatataattatgtcaTTTTTCATATCGCCCAATAATTGCTCAGAATTCAGTACATAAGCGATCGGTAACCAGAAACATTCGCCGTCTTGGATTACATCGCATCGGAACTCTTTCCTACGTTTGGTGTCTAATTCACGTATGTATCGTataaatttctgtattttcgCTAATATTTTGCCATCGCATTAACTCTGATCTGCTTCTTAAGAAATAGTATCTACATCTATACTGTAAATTTCTTAccgttttattcttttcccAAACATTTCTGCCAGTGTCACcacaatttcaattaacttcTTATTCTCCTGTCATCTgcatacaaaaaaaaaaaaacaatgtgATTATTCGGAGATGGATAAACTTCAAAGAATTCGATGACATCGAAATACTTCGTCAAACTTACcattttgaacaactttttccCATATTTATAACCGCCGTTCAGCCTTGGCTTGCAAGGGACAAAGCAATTTATGTTTAATGccatatgaattatttaacaattttgtaATCTTTTCTTTAGAAAACGATGTTCTTGTGACGAGaactatatttataacattattgaCGCACTGAAAATCAAGTAAAGTGCAACAGTGGATATAGCGATCTATCCATCAAAAATGATTACATGATACCTTTTATTAGACTAGCACAATCAACAAACTGTCGCATTATCAATTTTACTGGCACGATATCGAAAATAGTTGCCTCTTTCATCAGTGACTTAAGTTTCCATTGCTCAATTTAAGCCTACTTCAAGATGATGAGGTATCGTAACATAAATttagatgaaatattttgcgaATACCGTGAAATATAAGGCTGTGCAGTATCGCAGCGGTTGCAGGTATAGGAAAATATTGTTGAGAATGTTAACCTGTATAACATGTTTCACTGGCAATTAAAATTGTTGAGATACACGCAttagaaagataaatattagTTTCGCTAGATCGTATTCGAGAAAAATAGGATTACGAATGAAAGAACCAAAGCCCCTTCGGGCCCGAAAGAGCAATTGTGGTAATATGCATTCAGTAATAATACTCTGCCACTTCGTCTTATATCGCTAACAAGAGGTTTGTTAAAGTATCGAATCTTGATGTTACAGATTGATAAAGGAAATCGGAGAAGTGTAAAATGGATGTCGCTCGCATCATTTTCGGAGCGATGAGATCACAACCGATCGCATCGACGTTATCGATGCTCATAAGCGTGTtgctatacgtcatatattCGAATGTTCCTTACTCTTCGACCAATGTTCCATCCAAATCGCTATTGCCAGCTTACGATTTCATAGTCGTGGGCGGTGGTGCTGCAGGTATTGTTTTTCATATTACCCATGAAAAGTTCCGTTCTAAATCTAATAACAGTGTGTCAAAGATAAGTGTATCAGCGTGTTTGCGAGTTAAGAAGGTCGCGTTGCTGCTCCTAATATGCGTAATTGACGCACAAATATAACATTCACAAATCGCGATTTTTTGTCAAATTTCCTTTCACAACTCTGTGAATCCACTAGATGTATTAacaatgttgtacgttatttctAAATACTAATGCCGAAATATTAGCCTTTAATTTCCTTCGTCTGTATATATTTTccgtttattttgtaaatgtacTTTTGCGTTATGGCGAATTTCCATTCGTAATTTCGACAAATGGCCCCCTGTTCTCGTTGTTCTGAAATTAGGTTCCGCAATATCTTGTCAAAGATATTTGTGACGTTAAACTGGATTAACATTTCTTAGATATGTTTCATTTAAAGTGTTCTCCAACTTTACTCGATGACAGGTGCCGTGGTAGCAAGTCGCTTGTCCGAAATGGAAAATTGGAACGTACTCCTTCTCGAAGCAGGTGGAGATGGAAGCGCTGTGTATGATATTCCTTCTCTTGCCGACAATCTGCAGCTCACCAAAATCGATTGGCAATACACGACGGAACCCAATAATAGTTATTGTCTAGGTAAATAGTATCGAATTATATCTACTTATAAAAACGgtaaatacataattacaaAGATAATACTGCATCCCTTAATCATCCACGTCTAACGCTCTATTTCTTACGGTGAAAAGAGAGGGTGGTAGACAAAATTATATCACGCTTGGAAAGGATTATAAAATGCAACTTATGGCAATGACAATACATGAAgcaagaaaattacaaaagctTTCGGAAACACTGGCAAATTATCACATATCATTACTAACGTATATTGTCGCTGAACTCACCAGAGAGGATAAAATGACAGAtccgaaattttttattttacaatttctaaaaACATATAGGTATTGCTGccaaaattaatattgctttgtattaaaatatataaatgtgcagacttatttatttgatgcaataccagttgaattttaatgatatgtatatagaagcAATATGTAGATATAGGCATACCAAATGTCAAATGTAAATCGAGGAATGAATCTAAAGCCGAACCCAAAGGTATATGAAAAGTGAATTAGTAACCGAACAACAACAATATTCGTTTATCAATTATTCGTAACGCTTTCAATGTACTTTAACGCAAATTATATCCACAGCTATGGAGGATGGTCGTTGCCGTTGGCCACGTGGCAAGCTGCTTGGAGGCAGCAGCGGAATAAACTCCATGCTGTACGTTCGAGGTGCCAAAAAAGACTACGACATCTGGGAACAACAAGGCAATCCAGGATGGTCGTATCGAGATGTGTTGCCTTATTTCCTAAAATCCGAAGACAATCGAAATCGCACTTACGCCGAAACACCGTATCATTCGACCGGCGGGTACTTAACTGTCGAAGAACCACAATGGCGCACTCCTCTGGCCGATGCGTTCATTCAAGCCGGCCAAGAAATGGGTTACGAGAGTAGGGATACTAATGGAGAACGGCACACTGGCTTTATGATTCCTCAAGGCACCACCAGAGATGGCAGCCGCTGCTCCACGGCGAAAGCCTTCTTGCGGCCAGCCAGGAAGCGCAAAAATTTACACGTCGCCATGGAAGCGTATGttactaaaatattaatagattCGTCGTCGAAGAAAGCTTACGGCGTAGAGTTCGTTAGAAACGGGGAGACGTTGCGCATACGTGCTAAGAAGGAGGTGATCGTTTCCGGAGGAACTATCAATAGCCCCCAGTTGTTGATGCTCTCAGGAATAGGACCTAAAGAACATTTATCGGAACACCGTATACCAGTGATTCAGGATTTAAGAGTGGGCCACAATCTTCAAGATCATGTAGGAGTGGGAGGCCTCATGTTCCTGGTGAATGAAGAAATTTCATCCATAGAGAGCAAGATAACTAATATTAGCTATATCCTAGAATACGCCATGTCCGCAGATAGTCCATTGTCTACCTTAGCAACAGTGGAGGGAACATGTTTTATCAATACCAAATATGCGAATGCCTCCGAAGACTTCCCAGACATACAACTGCATTTTATGTCATCGGGACCAAATACCGAAATTTTTAGGGAAGATCGTGGACTGACCAGAGAATTTTACGACGCCGTATATGGAAAGCTTGGCGGTAGGGGCTCGTGGAGCGCCTTTCCCGCCCTTTTAAGACCAAAAAGCAGAGGTGTTGTCAAGCTTCGAAGCAACAATCCGTACGATCATCCATTGATTTATCCGAATTATTTCAAGGAGCCAGAAGACATGGCGACATTGGTCGAAGGAGCTAAGTTTGTGTTCGAATTGAGTAAAACTGATTCGTTTAAACGATACGGGAGCAAAATGAATCCAACGCCATTTCCTGGCTGCAAGCATATTCCCATGAATAGCGATTCTTTCTGGGAGTGCATGGCCAGATATGTTCCCGTGACTATATATCATCCCGTGGGTACTTGCAAAATGGGACCTAAGTCGGACGCGAACGCCGTCGTAGATGCTCGGCTTCGTGTTCACGGAGTTGCTGGACTTCGAGTCATAGACGCCTCAATTATGCCAAACCAAGTGAGTGGTAATACCAATGCGCCGACTATTATGATTGGTGAGAAGGGTGCTGACATGGTAAAGGAGGATTGGTTGAAGTAACAGTGATGAGATTGAGGCtacttttgtaaatttattttaagcgACACTCGAGGATGATATCCTGCTGGGGCTAGCAATCCACATGTTATTCAACAAATAAGtcagaaaaatttatcaaatgtcACAATTgcacaaattgtaaagtacaaattacataataaaagaaaaaaacaattttaccattacgtaataaaataatgtggttttcaattgaaaatatattttcatggcATATTACGATCAACAGAGCCCGTCTCACAATATTGTCCGGGCTGGCACGTCCAGTTATTTCAGATAGTTTTTTCCGCTCCCATATAAACTGACATGCGCTCTTTTACGCCTGCGCGCGCTATACTTTTGTAAGCGACTGTACTCGGCAATATGCCTTAAAGACATTCTAATACTTTCAGCATGAGGAAACGTTAGAGTAGGGCCGAGCAGAAGATAGAGCGCTTCGTTTTGTTCACCTTATACTAGCGAACGGTAAGAGTATAACATTAGTAATGTAAAAAGGCAACTTTGTATAATTACGATCAAACATCTCTTACGTTAACTTCATTTCATCCTACTATTATATTTCATCTGCCTCGTTCTCGACGTTACCAGTGTGGATGTTCAGAGATGTAGCAATTCCAAATAAATATCCTTCATTGTGCGGTATGATAATTCTCCCAAGAAGCAATCAACGACCAGTTCAGTGACCAATCCCACAATCTGAGGATAATTTTACTGTTAAGCATTCCTTGGAGCTTGCAACCCGGTCTGACTGGAGTATTTCCTTAATAAgcttcctctttctccctttcgaATAACATTCAAAACAAACCGTTACCTATATTGTTTCAATACAGGACTAACCTCTGGACATCCAATCACATGTTAATAGTCGTCTTTTATATCTGTAGATGTC
Above is a genomic segment from Bombus fervidus isolate BK054 chromosome 4, iyBomFerv1, whole genome shotgun sequence containing:
- the LOC139986808 gene encoding glucose dehydrogenase [FAD, quinone]-like → MDVARIIFGAMRSQPIASTLSMLISVLLYVIYSNVPYSSTNVPSKSLLPAYDFIVVGGGAAGAVVASRLSEMENWNVLLLEAGGDGSAVYDIPSLADNLQLTKIDWQYTTEPNNSYCLAMEDGRCRWPRGKLLGGSSGINSMLYVRGAKKDYDIWEQQGNPGWSYRDVLPYFLKSEDNRNRTYAETPYHSTGGYLTVEEPQWRTPLADAFIQAGQEMGYESRDTNGERHTGFMIPQGTTRDGSRCSTAKAFLRPARKRKNLHVAMEAYVTKILIDSSSKKAYGVEFVRNGETLRIRAKKEVIVSGGTINSPQLLMLSGIGPKEHLSEHRIPVIQDLRVGHNLQDHVGVGGLMFLVNEEISSIESKITNISYILEYAMSADSPLSTLATVEGTCFINTKYANASEDFPDIQLHFMSSGPNTEIFREDRGLTREFYDAVYGKLGGRGSWSAFPALLRPKSRGVVKLRSNNPYDHPLIYPNYFKEPEDMATLVEGAKFVFELSKTDSFKRYGSKMNPTPFPGCKHIPMNSDSFWECMARYVPVTIYHPVGTCKMGPKSDANAVVDARLRVHGVAGLRVIDASIMPNQVSGNTNAPTIMIGEKGADMVKEDWLK